Proteins co-encoded in one Setaria viridis chromosome 9, Setaria_viridis_v4.0, whole genome shotgun sequence genomic window:
- the LOC117835333 gene encoding uncharacterized protein, with protein sequence MATTARAVASMVIFLLVALSATHLAFSLRPGGGLGVCRASGYLPGRSGNCEKSNDPDCCEDGKKYPQYRCSPPVTASTKAVLTLNSFEKGKDGGGPSECDNAYHSDEEKVVALSTGWFSNMARCGHRIKISANGNSVYAKVVDECDSVHGCDDEHNFEPPCDNNIVDASPAVWDALGLDQSLGMVDITWSEDALIDCGGARVRRLVWSGGGVTQRLHGALSLGPAAARHSISVTACLGSGLAPRCGRMFDLVQRVGSKVSASVRSVQPMRATGTSHKCIVVSLAFPCRARLFKRPEARTPQALPTASHQVLQRELNTWAAMARSLSSKLAFLAVLVLLLQASSLAVARRHHHDEPDPCRDGAPGLLRHKDHRCSSPAVSPHGGTRAVMTVNGFEKGQDGGDPSECDGRYHDNSEMIAALSTRWYAGGRRCHKAIRITNAHNGRTVVARVVDECDSRHGCKDNIVDTSKAVWEALGLDTKIGEVPVTWSDA encoded by the exons ATGGCCACCACTGCCAGAGCTGTAGCCTCAATGGTGATCTTCCTCCTGGTTGCTCTCTCCGCCACCCACTTGGCGTTCTCCCtccgccccggcggcggcctcggcgtgTGCCGCGCCAGCGGCTACCTCCCCGGCCGGTCCGGCAACTGCGAAAAGAGCAACGACCCGGACTGCTGCGAGGACGGCAAGAAGTACCCGCAGTACCGGTgctcgccgccggtgacggCGAGCACCAAGGCCGTGCTGACGCTCAACAGCTTCGAGAAAggcaaggacggcggcggcccgtcGGAGTGCGACAACGCGTACCACAGCGACGAGGAGAAGGTGGTGGCGCTCTCCACGGGGTGGTTCAGCAACATGGCGCGCTGCGGGCACCGCATCAAGATCTCCGCCAACGGAAACTCCGTGTACGCCAAGGTGGTGGACGAGTGCGACTCCGTCCACGGCTGCGACGACGAGCACAACTTCGAGCCGCCCTGCGACAACAACATCGTCGACGCCTCGCCGGCGGTCTGGGACGCCCTGGGGCTCGACCAGAGCCTCGGCATGGTGGACATCACATGGTCTGAGGA CGCGTTGATCGACTGCGGTGGCGCCCGCGTCCGGCGCTTGgtgtggtccggcggcggcgtcacccAACGGCTCCATGGCGCGCTGAGTCTGGGCCCTGCGGCGGCCAGGCACTCCATCAGCGTCACGGCCTGCCTTGGTAGTGGGCTGGCTCCAAGGTGCGGGCGTATGTTCGATCTGGTGCAGCGGGTGGGCTCCAAGGTGTCGGCATCTGTTCGATCTGTGCAGCCG ATGCGCGCGACTGGCACGAGCCACAAGTGCATCGTCGTGTCCCTCGCCTTCCCCTGCCGCGCGCGCCTATTTAAACGGCCCGAGGCTCGCACACCTCAAGCACTACCCACGGCAAGCCACCAAGTCCTACAGCGGGAGCTCAACACTTGGGCAGCAATGGCGAGGTCGTTGTCGTCCAAGCTTGCGTTCCTGGCCGTGCTCGTCCTGCTGCTGCAGGCATCGTCGCTCGCCGTGGCCCGGCGCCACCACCACGACGAGCCTGACCCGTGCCGCGACGGCGCCCCGGGCCTGCTGCGCCACAAGGACCACCGCTGCTCGTCCCCGGCGGTGTCGCCGCACGGCGGCACGCGCGCGGTGATGACGGTGAACGGGTTCGAGaagggccaggacggcggggaCCCGTCGGAGTGCGACGGCAGGTACCACGACAACAGCGAGATGATCGCGGCGCTTTCGACTAGGTGGtacgccggcgggcggcggtgccaCAAGGCGATCCGCATCACGAACGCGCACAACGGGCGCACCGTTGTGGCACGGGTCGTCGACGAGTGCGACTCCCGGCACGGCTGCAAGGACAACATCGTCGACACGTCCAAGGCCGTCTGGGAGGCGCTGGGGCTCGACACCAAGATCGGCGAGGTCCCCGTCACCTGGTCCGATGCCTGA
- the LOC117835334 gene encoding putative ripening-related protein 7 has translation MADAKNMVVLSRSLLCSRSPATLPGGTVSRARAPTPTPPRPTPSTTCLWGWGWGGGGGDPGGHHGGGTPAVMTVNGFRRGESGGGPSACDGHFHSDGELIVALSTEWFARGRRFHRRIRITSARHGRTVEARVVDECDSRRGCRHNIVDSSPAVWRALGLDTDVGEVPVTWSDP, from the coding sequence ATGGCGGACGCGAAGAATATGGTGGTGCTCTCGCGGTCCTTGCTCTGCTCCAGGTCTCCTGCGACGCTGCCCGGTGGTACGGTAAGCCGGGCCCgtgcgccgacgccgacgccgccgcggccgactcCGTCGACGACCTGCctttgggggtgggggtggggggggggggggggggacccgggcggccaccacggcggcggcacccCGGCCGTGATGACGGTGAACGGGTTCAGGCgcggcgagagcggcggcgggccgtcGGCGTGCGACGGCCACTTCCACAGCGACGGCGAGCTGATCGTGGCGCTGTCCACGGAGTGGTTCGCGCGCGGGCGCCGGTTCCACAGGAGGATCCGCATCACGAGCGCGCGCCACGGGCGCACCGTGGAGGCGCGGGTCGTGGACGAGTGCGACTCCCGCCGCGGGTGCCGCCACAACATCGTCGactcgtcgccggcggtgtgGAGGGCGCTCGGGCTCGACACCGACGTCGGCGAGGTGCCCGTCACGTGGTCCGACCCCTGA